The genomic DNA CTCGCCCGTCACATCATCCACATTCGTCTCTATCTGTACCACACGATCGTGTTGCATGTGGTGAGGGATCTCCCCGAGGATTGCTCTCAGGAGATTCGGCATGCCTATCTCCCTGGAGCCTGCGCCGTATCCAACGCGCTCCGTCACAATCTCAGGATGATGATCCAGAAACGTATCTACCGAGGCTGCAAGTATCGCGGCTCCTGTTGGCGTGAGCAGCTCATGGGCAACAGGTCCTCCTCGCCATGGTATCCTGTGGGAGCGGAGTATCTCCAGGGTCGCTGGCGCAGGAACCGGAAGCATTCCGTGAGATGTATCCGTGATCCCGCCACCGACAGATGGCGCGATCGAGAGGATCCTCTTCACATCGAGAGATTCCATCGCTGCACAGGATCCCGCAATATCGGCCAGCGCATCAAGAGATCCCATCTCGTGAAACCTCGCATTCTCTCTATCAACACCATGGACCTTTGACTCCGCAGATGCCATGATATCCAGAATCCTCAGCGCTCTTTCGAGAGCTCGCGATGTGAGTGCTGATGCCTTCAGTATATCAATGGCCCCACCGAGTGAGCGGAAGGATTTATCCGATATGACCTTGACCCGGATAGCTCTGATGTGATCAAACCTGCGTTCATTCACCTCAAGCCGACATCCCACAGACTCCACAGCAGAGCGGACGTATTCGAGGTCTGCGCCCAGGTCGATGAGCGCCCCGAGTATCATGTCGCCCGAGGCGCCGCAGTAGGGATCGAAGAGAAGTGCTCTCATGTCTTAATCCTGCGAATTTTTATCTGGAGATCATCTGATGTTTCATAAAAGTTGTGGCACCATGCACAATTCATGATTATATGAATCAAAACAGCTCGCAGCTCTTGATGTTTGGATAGGCACTGGAACCCAGATGCAGCGTATCTGGGTTTCACAGTCGATGGCGTCTGGCTATTTCGAGAGGGGTTCGATAAGAGCAATACATTGTGTGGCCGAACACCCGATCAGTTAGAACGTGTCCGAATAAGAGGCGGGGAGTCCAAAAATATAAGCCTTATAGATCTTGTTTATCACAATCGCTCTTCGCTTATCCGGACAGGTCCCTCAGTCAGGACGTGTCCGAATAAGGATTAGGCGTTTATGATATGCAGAATAGTAGAAGATCTAGATTTCTGGACATATTCTTATCCGGACAGGTCCATCAGTTACACCAAAAATTTTAAATCATATTGTTTTAATAAATATTTTCAGCGTTAGTTCTGCTACCGAATACAGGCAGATCTTCTGGCAGTGTTCGGAGCATGTCTTTGAAATGAGATGAGTGTGGTGAGATTGTGAACAGACTGACCATAATAATAGCGGTTTTTGCTCTGCTTGGATGCTCGGCTGCCCTTGACGCGAAGGTCATCATTCCAGAGGAGAGAACTCTTGTTGTCGATCCTGGAGAAGGTTACTACATCAATACCGGCGATATCGATACGTCCTCTGGCATCTTCATGGAGAACTTCACGATATTTGGTGAGACCGGTAAAGCAGATGCGGTGGTTTTCACACCATATGATGATATTCTGAAAATGTTGAGCAAGGAATCATTCCTGGATATAATGTCGGTGGCGCTGATGATCGAGGCCACAAAGGAGGCACAGGAGACCGGCAACTGGACCACCTCCAGCTATTACGGAGCGCCTGTGGTCGTGCATAACATGACATTCACCTCTGGCACGCTCGAGGGCAGCGATGGATATCTTGCGGTATGGCACGCGGGAGGTGACAGCTACATAATGCTGTTATCCATGCTGGACAGCAACACAACATCACAGATCATCCGCACCGCCAGGATAGTCTAGATGTTCTCCCCCTGGTAGGCCCCGCTGTAGGCTCTCTCTGCTGCGCTCTTCATGGTGATGAAGACGAGCTGCATGAGCCTTGCGTTCTTTTTTATGCGTATCCCGTGCGGGTTGTGGACCACGAGAAGCGATTGCGATCGCCCATTGTATCCGGGATCCCATATCGCACTCTCGAGGGTCGCCCCGCATCTCAGGAGGCTCGATCTGGGAAGCGCGAACGCCATCATATCCAGAGGCACCTTCACGATCTCATTGAACGTCACCAGATACGCGCCCTGCTCCAGGAAGACCCATTCATCACCACCGAACTGAACCGCCTCAGTCTCTGCGACTCTGCGCTCGCTGTTGTCGAGGTCGATAGAACCTGAGGACACGAACCGCTCTATGCTTCTGGCTGTCAGGTCCACCCCACATATCTGCGCCTGAATATCCCGATCAGCAAACGACTCGAGGTATCTCAACGCATCCTTTCCAGAGATCACCGACATGAGAATCCCAAGGGTTAAATTCGATGACGCCTTAAATATCATAGGGTCCTCCGGATCGGTCTGTTTGGGGGTACAGGCTGTTCGGAAGTCCCGGGGATGGAAGTGTGGATGGATTGATAATATTCGAGGTGGAGATCGAGGAACCCACCGTCATCAGGTCGAGAATAATCTGGCCGAATGCAGAGGGCCCGTGGATAGAGGGCGGGGTGGATGAGCTTGTAGTCCATCTTATCTACGCAATGTGGTCTGCCTACAACACAGCCTGGGCACTCTCTCTCGTGATATCAAGCCGGTATGCAGATCTCGGCATCTCGATCTCAGAATCCCTCTCGAAGCTCATCTGCTCGCTGGGCGCTGTGGAGATAAGCGAGATACGGATGGATAAAAACGCCCTGGAGGAGCTCAGGAAGGACAGGATAGAGCCGTGACCCTCTCCCCCAGGGCAGGTATGTGGCGGTAGTATTGCGGCACATATCAGGACCGTGTGCTTCTGCCACTGGGATCGACGGCACGTCACCCTCCGCCGGATGGTACCACACCAGTCTCTTCATGATCTATTCTTTATTCATCCACATCTCAGAGCATGCGCTCCGTAATTCCAAAGCAAGAAGTAACACCGACGAGCGCTATTCTTTATTCATCACCATCTCAGGAGCATGCGCTCAGGATGCAGCGCAGTCGGGCGTCAGCTTCTTTTTGATGTGAGACATGGATCTGGCTGGTGGTTCTGTGAATGCGGAGCTGGATGATAGGGATGTTATAGAGTACTTCAAGCGCAGCTACAGAGCCGTCGACGGGCTGTGGTTCATGAAGGTCGAGGAGCGCTACGGCTTCGATACTGCTCTGGAGATCGATGATGATGTCTGGAGGGTTATGCCGAAGATACAGGCGAGAGCCCTGAAGTCGATTATGAATGAGTCGAACGGCCTCGAATCTCTCGCTAGATGCTTCACGGCAAAGCTCTCCCTGGAGGAGTTCGAGTTCGCCAGCACATGTGATGGGCGATGCGCGAGGTTTGTGGTGACAAGATGCCCCTGGCATGAGATCATGGTCAGAGCCGGGAGGGCTGAGCTGAACGAGCGCGTCGGGTCCAGGATATGCTGGAGCGAGCTTGAGGTCTGGGCATCTGAGTTCGGCGACGGTATAGTTCCGAGGAGAGACAGAAGGATCTGCAGGGGAGACGAGAGCTGCGAGATCGAGTTCGAGCTGAAGAATGGAGCGGAGCATTAACATCCGATCGATGCTGCTCTCTCGCATTGAGGGTACGTAGGTCCATTCGAACGTGCTTCTACTGGCGTAGACGCAGCGGCTACGTAGCTGTTCACTTCGAGTTGTGCGTACAGACGAATGCGTCTGTCTTCACATCCTCTTCTCGAAGAGGTCGATCTCGTCAAGAGATATCGCGGCGCACCCAGTGGTTCGGAGGTGGTGCGCGAGGAGCCTCGACCTGACGCCTGCAGGATGGTAGAAGATCACAGCCTCAGGCGAGACATGATCGAGCATTCTCATTATCCCGCGAAAATCCAGGTGGTCGCTCAGGCGTATCCTCTTCCATGAAACATCCGCCCTTCCGGTGAGCATGTACCTTTCAGGCGAGCGCACCCTTGGAAGGTTTTTTGGGGTGACGATAGATACTCCATCACAATCTCGGAAGTCGATGATATCCCCTGCGTCAGGCATCAGAGCCTCTGTGAGCCTTCTCCCCTCCTCATCCATGCCGATCGGCTCGTTGAATCCCATCGCTCTTATCAGAGATACCGCACGCTGTGCCTTGCCGAATGCGTATGCGCCAAAGGATGATCCCGAGTTGAGCGCCTCCCAGAATCCGCTCAGATCATCATCGAATATGCAGGACGAGTCCCAGGGATCCCCGTAGTTCGCCTCTGCCACCAGAAGATCGCATTTTGGCAGGGATCTGTAGTCCTTCACATCCCCTGTCACGAGTACCCTCACGCCCAGACTGTTCTCCCAGTAGAACGCTGATGAGCCTATGGTGTGTCTTGTGGGGTACGTCCGCAGCTCGACGCCATTTATGTCCAGTACATCTCCGATCTCAAAGATACTGCCTGCATAGCTCCTCTCGTGCCTGATCTCGAGAGCCAGTGCGGTCTCCCGGGATGCTATCGCCCTAGGCGACCGCATCGCGGAGCTTCCATGATGATCGCTGTGCGCATGTGTTATGAGATAAGCATCAGGCTGTTCGCGCCCTGGAGACCTGCTGGTGTCAACAGAGAACTTGTGATCGTCGAAGAGCAGCGAGAGGTGTGGGGCTGGATTGCCATTGCCATTCAGCCTCCTGATGGGCCATACTCCGAGGTCTGTGAACAGATCATGGACATGAGGCAAACCTATTGCGACCGCCCCCTAGAGGATCGCATCTATCGCGCTACTCAGCTCCTCTTTGGATGTGACGCCCAGCCAGCGGCGCACCTCCTTGCCGTCCTTCTCGAGGATGATCGTCGGCACCACCATGATGTTGTACCTGTTCGCGAGCTCAATGTTTCTGTCCACATCTATCTTTTTGATCTCTATCCTTCCGCCGTACTTCTTATCCAGCTCCTCCATTATCGGCGTCTGCATCCTGCAAGGACCGCACCACTCTGCGAAGAAATCCATCAGCACAGGTTTGTCCAAATCCTCAACCTCCTCAAATGATATCAAACTTGACTCCTATCTTGAAAATCTTGATGGTCGGGAGCACGAGCATCTCACACCCGGTCCTTCTCCTTATCTCCGAGATTATCTCATCAACACGCTCCTCAGGCGCGGATACCGTGAACCACATGTTATAACCGCTCTCGTTCGGTCTGAGATAGTTGTGTGATACCTCATCGTATTCATTCACGACAGTGCTGATTTGATCCGCGTCCTCCGGAGATACCCTCATCGCGATGAGCACTCCAATCATGCCGAGACGTCTCAGATCCAGTATCGGGCCGATCCTGCGAATCAGCCCGATCTCCTTCAGCCTCGAGACTCTTCTTATGAGCTCCTCCTCCTCGATGCCCAGGCTCTCCGCGAGCACCCTGAAGGGTCTATCGACAAGAGGAAAAGACTCCTGGAGCGCTGCGAGGATCCTCAGATCGATCTCATCCAATGGATCCCCTCCAGGCGCATGTCGGATCCTCTCCCAGATAATCACCGGTGAGCGCGTATGCCCGAGCTCTGCAGCCGCCGCATATCCTTACGTAATTACAGCTTCCGCATCTGCCCTTCAGCCTTCGCTCCCTGAGATCGTTCAGAAGCGGTGAGCTGCTCCAGATCTCTGAGAAGGAACGATCGCGTATGCTGCCCGCGGATAGCGGGAAGTATCCGCACGGAAAGACGTCACCAGTTCTCGAGATAAACACAAATCTTATTCCAGCGATGCATCCCCCAGCGGTGCGCGCCTGTGATCCCTTCTTTTCCATGAGCACCCTCCCGTACTGCGGCGCACATGTGGGGCGTATCTCGATCGATCTCTCTTCCGATGCGATCCTCTCGAGAAGGGATCTCTGCATCTCCGGGGAGATACACTCCACGGCTCTGCCCCTGCCTGTCGGCACCATGAAGAATATGTGTGCAGCTGCCGCGCCCTCGCGCTCTGCCAGGTCTAAAATAGGATCCAGCTCATCGATGTTTGCTGGCGTGATTGTCATATTGATCTGGAACTCGACCCTTCCGCTCAGAGCCCGAATGCCGCGAAGGGCCAGATCAAAAGATCCCTCGCCTCTTGTCGCGTCGTTCGTCTTGGCGCTTGCGCCATCTAGACTTATGCTCACCCTTGATATCCCTGAGAGGAGGATCCTGTCCACGATCTCAGGTGTTATGAGCGTGCCGTTTGAGGCTAAAGAGACCCTGACTCCGGAGCCGGCTGCATATCTCGCCACCTCGAAAACATCCTGCCTCAGCAGTGGCTCGCCTCCAGAGATTATCAGCATCGCCCCCATCGGGGCGATCTCTTTTATCAGACCTTTTATCTCACCGGTGCTGAGCTCATCTCCAGATGGCGCAGGCCCAGCAGACGCCCTGCAGTAGCTGCAGCTCAGGTTGCAGGCTCCTGTGGACTCCCAGGCTACGAGCAGCATTCAGAGCAGACCCTTTTTGTGGAGAAGCTCGGCGTTCAGTATGCTCGCTCCCGCAGCCCCGCGGATCGTGTTGTGGCCCATGCAGATGTACCTGATGCCGGGCCTGATCCTTCCAACGGAGACTGACATGCCCCTTCCGGCGTTCCTGTCCAGCCTGGGCTGCGGCCTGTCCGGCTCATCCCTCACTATGATCGCCTTTCTGGGGGACGTCGGGAGGTCATCCAGCCCGGGATTGAAGTCCAGAAAGGCCTGCCTGACCTCAGCCGGCGTGGGATCATCTTTCATCCTGACCCAGACAGCCTCTGTGTGTCCGTCCATGACAGGAACACGATGGCAGCTCGCGCTTACAGTGAAATCAGCCGGAACTATCCTCTCCCCATCAAACCTTCCCAGGATCTTCTGGGCCTCTGTCTCAACCTTCTCTTCCTCGCCTGCGATGTATGGTATGATGTTGTCCAGGATCGCCATGGATGGCACTCCCTCGTATCCGGCGCCGCTGACCGCCTGCATCGACGCGACATGAACGCTCTCTATGCCGAACTGCATCAGGGGCTTGAGTGTGAGCGCGAACATGATGGTGGTGCAGTTTGGATTCGTGGTGATGTATCCCTCCCAACCCCTCCTCTCCTTCTGGATCTTTATGAGCTCTATGTGATCAGGATTGCATTCCGGTATGAGCAGAGGAACATCCGGAACCATTCTGTTTGTCGCGGTGTTCGAGGCGACGACGAATCCAGCCGCTGCAAACTCCGCCTCAACCTTCTTCGCCTCATCAGATGGAAGTGCTGAGAACACTATATCTGCGTCGACCTCCTTCGGGTCGACCCTGACAACTGTCATGTCCGCGAACTCATCCGGCAGCTCGCTCTCAAGCCTCCATTTCGCAGCCTCGCGATACTTCTTTCCCGCGCTTCTGTCAGATGCTGCCAGGCTCGTGAGCTCGAACCACGGATGCCCCCTGAGTCCTTCGATAAAACGCTGTCCAACAGCGCCTGTTGCACCCAGGACGCCTGCCTTGATCTTTGCCATCAACGATCACCCTCTGAACTGAGACGGCATAGAAGATTCTTTGGTATATAATTACTGCTTCGGACATGGTGGACCTGTCCGGATAAGAGCCAAGGCCATAAATTTGGACCTTACTGCTTCTGCATGTCAGAAACACGTAATCCTTATTCAGGCACCTCCCCTATAACAACCCAAAAGCTTATATTCGTCAAATGTCGAAGAGATGCTGACCGATATGTTCGAGAGAGATGTTTGCATGTATGGCTTCGCTCACATGAGCTGGTTCAGCGTGTATGATTGGGAGAAGCCGGAGCCGAATCCTGAGCCCAGGATGCCCAGGAGAAGGAGACCATTCATCAGCGGCCCATGGGGCTGCTAACTTCTGTCTTTTAATTCGCGCTGCACTTGTGATATGTTCATGTACTTGTATCATTGAGATTCATCAGATCCTAAAACGCCACCATGTCACTTGTTCGCATGCCGATCTCTTCGTGTACCTGTATCATTGTGAGCGTTCAGCCAGGTGAATGGAGATCTGCGAATGAGGTATGTTGGCAAATAACAAAACGAAATTATTATATCCTTAATTGGCTGTATTACTATTGGGGTTTGAGGTGGCTATACGTGTTTTGAATCGCAGATGTGCATAACACCTCAATCCCGTATTTGAAGGAGTGGTGGGCATGTCAGATCTATACAAAAAAATGGTTGATGAGGCCATGATGGCCCAGCGTGCGGATGTCGAGACTGTGAAGAGGAAGAGAGGCCAGGACTTCGTCGTATCAGATACTAAGGCGTATGTCGATGTGGTCAACAAGATGAAGGCTGCGGATGGTCAATCGAAGGCAGTGATAAAGCTCCACGTCGACTCGGTGAACGCGCACTACGATATACTGAGTTCGCTCACAAAGACAATACGTCCTGAGGACGATCCCTTTGTGGAGCACTACCAGACCCCGGCCATAATGGAGATACTCTACGAGGAGGACGAGAAGTTCAGGAAGAGCGTCGAGGCGTTCATCCAGGCTGTGGGAAAGGCGGAGGCGTTGATTGGACTGGAGGTGGTCAGGAGATATGGCGGGTTCTACGGTCCGACATGTGTCGTCGATTTCGCACTGATACCGGGATCGACAAGCAACGTCGTGAACAGGATACTCAAGACCGTCGATATACCGGAGCACCACAAGCAGGCGATACTCGCTGCGAAATCGTGGGGCATGAACACATCCTATGGCATAGGTGAGGTATTCGCGCACGAGATCGAGAAGGGTGCTACACTATCAGACGCGATCAGGAAAGAGATCGAGATGATTCAGACGGTGTACAGGACACCCATCGAGGCGCAGGCGAAGCTGATGGACGCAGCAGGGCACACGTCGTTTGATGTGAGAAAGTACATGCAGAGCTACAAGAGCAGGATGAAGAGCGCGGTCAAAGAGGCGATCGACGATGGCGTGCACTACGGCAACATAGTCACAGTGCCAGCCTACTGCGTCGGAGACGTAGCGCACCACATCGCCCAGTCGACGTTCAACATGTGCAAGGATGACGTTGTCATGGCTACAATCGAGGCAACAACAGAGGTTATGGAGACCACGCTGAACAATGCCGTTGATAAATTCAAGAATGAGTACCAGCCGCTCGCGCTCGCCACTGGCGCATCCGCATGCGCTGTTGAGCACATCCTGGAGCTTGATGGCTTCAACGCGATAATGATCGTGGATCTTCTGACAAAGAGATTCCATAACTACGTGCAGCTCTATCCCACAAGAAGCGCAGCAGCAGAGCTCCACAACTGCGACTTCATGGACATGATACTCAGAGGATGGAAGTACCTCGACAAGGCCATGCGCATGAGGAACGGCTCGAAGACGAAGATCGTCCCGAAGGTCCTGGGATTCGATGTCGATCTAGAACCCATACATAAAAATGAGGTCCTGATGAACCCGCAGAGGTACGCGTATCCTGGGTGCGCCATCTCTGTCAGATTCTCCGCGCTGATGAGACTTGCTGATTATCCGTGCCTGCTCACCAGCGAGCCCGTGACCGCCACGATGATGACCAACATAATAGCCCTCCACAAGGAGAAGCCAGCATCGCCTGCAAGGGTATGCAAGGACTGTGCTGCTGCATCGCTGATAGACTTCAGGCATCAGTACTGCCAGTGGAAGGAAGCCGTGTGAGGGATTGAATGAGATGCTATCTCTGCGCCCTCGAGGGGAAAACCACCGAGGCGGTCGCGATATGCATAGTCTGCGGGATGGGCGTCTGCATGGATCATCTCGTCAGGGATGAGATCGAGGTCTGGGAGGGAGGGTATCCCTTCCCATCAAAGAAGCTGAAGAGACGGCTTCCCAGGATTCTCTGCAAGCCATGCTACGCTGTATACCACGAGGGATGAGATATGTCCCTGGCAAAGAGATGTCTTGCTGAGGTCGTCGGGACAGCGATTCTGGTCTACTTCGGCGCTGGAGCCGCGGCCATCACACTCATGATCTCGAAGGGCTCCAGCCCGCCGAACCCCTTCAACATCGGGATCGGCGCGCTTGGCGGCTTGGGAGACTGGTTCGCGATAGGGATGGCCTTCGCCATAGCGATCGCGGGCGTCATATACGCTCTCGGGAGGGTCTCGGGGGCGCACATTAATCCGGCCGTGACGATAGCGCTCTGGGCCACCAGGAGGTTCCCGAGCGGCGAGGTGATTCCGTACATAGTGGCGCAGCTGATCGGCGCCTCTCTCGGATCCCTGCTCTTCGCCGCAAGCGCCGGATCTGATGCTGTGATGGTCGGCGGTCTCGGAGCGACTGCGCCGTTCCCCGGCATATCATTCGGGCAGGCGGTGCTCGCGGAGGCGATAGGGACGTTCCTGCTGATGCTCGTGATCATGGGGGTGGCGGTTGACGAGCGGGCGCCACAGGGGTTCGCCGGGCTTATTATAGGCCTGACAGTTGGAGGGGTCATAACAACCACCGGAAACATCGCCGGCTCCTCTCTGAACCCTGCAAGAACGTTCGGGCCCTACCTGGTAGACCACATCATGGGCGGCCCTGTGCTCTGGAGCCACTACCCGATATACGTCATAGGCCCGGTGCTCGGTGCTCTTGTGGCAGCGTTTCTGTACGATATACTGGCAAAAGAATAAAACTGAGATTCTCATCATTTTTTAATTTCGAATTCCTTCATCTCTCTTGCGTCATATCCTCCGATATCTGCATGGAGGCCATCTCTCACATAAACCCAGATGAAATATTTACCCTCAGGAACATCAGCACTCCAGACCCACACGCTCTGGTTCTGGTATCCTTGTGTCCCATCAACCCGTTTGCCATCCATGTCGAGAACCTCGAACTTGTACTGTAGGAATCCATTTGATGGGTTGGTGGCGCTGCAGGATATCTTCACCTTTGTCCCTGGCGTAGCAGGACTATCGGGATCTGTTGTGAAGTTCTCAATTGCAGGCTTTGCTGCTGCAGCCGGCGCTGGAGGGCCACCACCATTTTGCGGTTCAGCGCCCTGTGTGGCGCGGCCGCCGAAGTAGAAACCGATTATGGAGGAGATGGCGCCGGTAAGCGCGAGGAGGATGTCCTTCAAAGTTGGAAGTATTTTGTCCAAAGTCGTATCCTGTAATTTGAAAGGGTTGGCGATGAGCAGGAATATAGCAGCACCGAGGATGACGCTCAGTGTCAATGCCATTGTGGCCCTGGCTACGCCCTGCATCCCACTGGACTGAACTACCAGAGCATCCTTTACCAGCTGAACCAGCTCGGCCTGGTTGCAACCCGACGAGAGCTTCTTCTCCAGCAGATTCCGGACATCTCTCAGATGATCATAGTAGCCCTTGATGTTCCACAGTATGGGAAGACTGGCGAATACGAACAGCAGGAGAATCACAAGCGCCGTGAGTAAAGGAGTGCTCATAGATAAACGCGCTGCCACAAAGGTCAAAACCATTCCTGCCAGCAGCCCCAGGAGCAATATCAAAAAACCTCTTTGATTTTTGCACAGTGACATATACATTTGTTTACTCGCCGATATATATAATTTATTCAGCGAGTATTCCTAAAAAAACCTCTGGTTTTGAGGCAAATGTGAGACAAATACGATATCAGCGAGAATCCGCCATTGTAAAAATAAGGGTTTATAGAATACTCCAGCTCAATAACAATCTCCTGAGATCTGCAGATGCCTTCTGACACATGATATCTGCGAAGCTCTCTCAATCATGCGTGAATAGTACAGACAGACCATTAGGCTTTTAGATAAAAATATATATTCAGAAAATCTGCTAGATGCTCCGGTCGATGGAGGCTTGGGATTGAGTGGTGCAGGGTTGAGGCACTGCGGCCATCTCGAGGAGGGAGTTCTGGCCCTGATCGGCAGCGACGGTGTCGTGCAGTCCGAACTTGCGAGGCTTCTCGGTATAAGCAGCAGCAAGTGCTCGCGTATCGTGCGGAGCCTCGAGAGGAGGGGGCTTGTGAAAAGGAGCAGGACCGTTTTCAGGGGGAGAAGGACCTATCTGATAAGACGAAGGTCCCCGCCGGGGAGATCGATCGACAGCTACTTAGCGGAGCTGTATGTCCTTTTCCTTGTGAACACTTCTCTTGAGACCAAAGATCGGAGGCGCTCTTCTTGACCCTCCTGGAGATCATGAGGCCCGCGAACTGCGTGATGGCAGGTGCTGCATCGCTCACGGGCATGTTGGTCTCAGGGGCGCTTTTGCAGTCATTGCACACTCCTGTTCTTGTCTTCTCCGCAGTGCTTCTCATCACCGGCGGAGGCAATGCGATAAACGACTACTTCGACAGGGAGATCGATGCTGTGAACAGGCCGGATCGGCCGATACCGAGCGGCCGGATCTCCCCGCGTGCAGCTCTGATATGGTCGGTGGCGCTGTTCATCGCAGGTTGTTTAATCGCAGGTCTGATAAATCAGAGCTGTCTTGCGCTGGCCTTGCTGAACTCATTTGTTCTCATAATATATGCTGCGAGGCTCAAGGGGCTGCCTGTTGCAGGCAACATCGCAATCTCGTACCTGACTGGCACCACCTTCCTGTTCGGCGGATTGGCAGCATCGCCGTCGAGCATAACAGCGTTTCTCTCCATACTCTCAGCACTCGCAACACTCAGCAGGGAGATCGTCAAGGATATCGAGGATCTCCCAGGAGATCTCGCACATGGCGCCAAAACGCTCCCCGCGTTCATTGGAAAAAGAAAATCATTCGTCCTGGCATCTCTGGTTCTGATTGTGGCGATGCTGCTGAGCTATCTCGTGCCGCTGGGGATCGACTACCAGGCTGCGGTCAGCATCGCGAATCTTGCGTTTCTCCTCTCCATAAAAAGAATGCTCTGCGGCGATGCCTCCGGATCTCAGAGGTGGATAAAGATGGGAATGGGGATGGCGCTGGTGGCGTTTTTGATCGGGTATCACATATAGCATCCGGCATATGCTCAGCAGCAGGGGGGGCGATCCAAAGTGATTTTCTCTCTTTCAGAAGGGGTTTGTGCGCTCACATTCTTCGTCAAAGCCTCTCCAGTATCGATGCAAAGGCGAACCTCTGCTTTACAGGACCGATCTTTATCCTGAGCCGCTCCCCTGGAGATGCGTTCTTCACGATAACAGCGAATCCTTGTATCATCGCTATCCCGTCGCCTGTGCGTCCGACGGAGTCCACCGTGACATCATAGATTTCGCCGGACCTGACAGGCGCGCTGAGCAGCTTCTTCCCTATCACGTAGATCTCAGCGCTCTCCTTTCTGGATGCAGGAGGAGTGTAAGCATGCACCGAGCTGAACTCGCGTTTAACCTCCTCAAGGTAATCATTGAACATATCTCCCTGGAATACCTTCACCAGAAAGCTGCCGCCCGGACGCAGGAGACGCTTCGCGATCCTGAGCGCCGCTCTGGAGAGATCTATAGATCTGGCGTGATCCACATCCCATATCCCTGAGAGGTTCGGAGCAGCATCCGATATCACCACATCCGCCTGCCCTCCGAGGGCAGCTGCGATCTGCTCCAGGGTCTCCTCCTTCGTGATGTCCCCCTGTATAGTGACAATGCCCTCTAGAGGCTCTATTCTCTCCAGATCCACACCCACAACGATGCCGCCGGATAGCTCCCTGGCGACCT from Methanothrix thermoacetophila PT includes the following:
- a CDS encoding DUF6125 family protein — translated: MNAELDDRDVIEYFKRSYRAVDGLWFMKVEERYGFDTALEIDDDVWRVMPKIQARALKSIMNESNGLESLARCFTAKLSLEEFEFASTCDGRCARFVVTRCPWHEIMVRAGRAELNERVGSRICWSELEVWASEFGDGIVPRRDRRICRGDESCEIEFELKNGAEH
- a CDS encoding deoxyuridine 5'-triphosphate nucleotidohydrolase; translation: MSVISGKDALRYLESFADRDIQAQICGVDLTARSIERFVSSGSIDLDNSERRVAETEAVQFGGDEWVFLEQGAYLVTFNEIVKVPLDMMAFALPRSSLLRCGATLESAIWDPGYNGRSQSLLVVHNPHGIRIKKNARLMQLVFITMKSAAERAYSGAYQGENI
- the ahbA gene encoding siroheme decarboxylase subunit alpha, whose protein sequence is MDEIDLRILAALQESFPLVDRPFRVLAESLGIEEEELIRRVSRLKEIGLIRRIGPILDLRRLGMIGVLIAMRVSPEDADQISTVVNEYDEVSHNYLRPNESGYNMWFTVSAPEERVDEIISEIRRRTGCEMLVLPTIKIFKIGVKFDII
- the asd gene encoding aspartate-semialdehyde dehydrogenase; this encodes MAKIKAGVLGATGAVGQRFIEGLRGHPWFELTSLAASDRSAGKKYREAAKWRLESELPDEFADMTVVRVDPKEVDADIVFSALPSDEAKKVEAEFAAAGFVVASNTATNRMVPDVPLLIPECNPDHIELIKIQKERRGWEGYITTNPNCTTIMFALTLKPLMQFGIESVHVASMQAVSGAGYEGVPSMAILDNIIPYIAGEEEKVETEAQKILGRFDGERIVPADFTVSASCHRVPVMDGHTEAVWVRMKDDPTPAEVRQAFLDFNPGLDDLPTSPRKAIIVRDEPDRPQPRLDRNAGRGMSVSVGRIRPGIRYICMGHNTIRGAAGASILNAELLHKKGLL
- the trxA gene encoding thioredoxin, with product MISFEEVEDLDKPVLMDFFAEWCGPCRMQTPIMEELDKKYGGRIEIKKIDVDRNIELANRYNIMVVPTIILEKDGKEVRRWLGVTSKEELSSAIDAIL
- a CDS encoding MBL fold metallo-hydrolase, which codes for MPHVHDLFTDLGVWPIRRLNGNGNPAPHLSLLFDDHKFSVDTSRSPGREQPDAYLITHAHSDHHGSSAMRSPRAIASRETALALEIRHERSYAGSIFEIGDVLDINGVELRTYPTRHTIGSSAFYWENSLGVRVLVTGDVKDYRSLPKCDLLVAEANYGDPWDSSCIFDDDLSGFWEALNSGSSFGAYAFGKAQRAVSLIRAMGFNEPIGMDEEGRRLTEALMPDAGDIIDFRDCDGVSIVTPKNLPRVRSPERYMLTGRADVSWKRIRLSDHLDFRGIMRMLDHVSPEAVIFYHPAGVRSRLLAHHLRTTGCAAISLDEIDLFEKRM
- the larC gene encoding nickel pincer cofactor biosynthesis protein LarC gives rise to the protein MRALLFDPYCGASGDMILGALIDLGADLEYVRSAVESVGCRLEVNERRFDHIRAIRVKVISDKSFRSLGGAIDILKASALTSRALERALRILDIMASAESKVHGVDRENARFHEMGSLDALADIAGSCAAMESLDVKRILSIAPSVGGGITDTSHGMLPVPAPATLEILRSHRIPWRGGPVAHELLTPTGAAILAASVDTFLDHHPEIVTERVGYGAGSREIGMPNLLRAILGEIPHHMQHDRVVQIETNVDDVTGEILGSLIDMLMKEGALDVTVVPAVMKKGRSGSVISIISRENDARKLSAVLMRETGSLGVRVFPALHRLIAERRIESVEVMGRSVPVKIGSIGGEIISVKPEHDVCRRIAEELNIPVKDIIRIASEKGWRIAGRKID
- a CDS encoding radical SAM/SPASM domain-containing protein translates to MLLVAWESTGACNLSCSYCRASAGPAPSGDELSTGEIKGLIKEIAPMGAMLIISGGEPLLRQDVFEVARYAAGSGVRVSLASNGTLITPEIVDRILLSGISRVSISLDGASAKTNDATRGEGSFDLALRGIRALSGRVEFQINMTITPANIDELDPILDLAEREGAAAAHIFFMVPTGRGRAVECISPEMQRSLLERIASEERSIEIRPTCAPQYGRVLMEKKGSQARTAGGCIAGIRFVFISRTGDVFPCGYFPLSAGSIRDRSFSEIWSSSPLLNDLRERRLKGRCGSCNYVRICGGCRARAYALTGDYLGEDPTCAWRGSIG